The Dongia rigui genome includes the window CAACGGCGGCGATGAGGAGGCAGCTGACATAGGGCGCGCGGCGCATGAGGATGTCGAATCCCGGCCAGCGGCGCGCGGCGTGGTGGACGCTGAAGGCGGCGGCCGCACCCACCGTGACCAGGGTCACGGCGAGGCCGATGCTGAAACAGAGGACCAGGGTGGCCCCGAGCGGGATCTCTTTGAGCTGCAGGCAGAGCAACAAAACGGTGATGGCGGCGGGACAGGGAATGAGCCCGCCGGTCAGGCCGAAGAGCATGATCTGCGCATTGGTCACATGGCGGCCGGCGAAGCGGCGCTGGATGTCGGCGGCATGGGCGCGCTCATGGGCATCGGCATCATCGTCGATGGTGAGGGTGAGGCCATGCGGTGCACCATGGGCGTGGGCGTGATCATGCTGATGCGAATGCCCGTGCGTGTGATCATGGTCGTGGGTGCGCCCGTGGTCATGCCCCGCATGTTGATGCACCGGATGCCGGTCGCGGCGCAGGCGGATGAACATCCAGAGGGCAACGGCAAGGATGATGATACCGGACGCGAGCTGCAGATAGGGTTCGAGCGTTTCAGCATCGACCCCGCGCCACAGATACATACCGCCCAATGCGATGACCCAGACAACAGCGGTATGCGAGATCGTCGCCATGAGGCCCAAAAGCACCGCCTGCCCCATGGTGCCGCGGATGGCGACGATGAAGGCCGCCATCATGGTCTTGCTGTGGCCGGGCTCCAAACCATGGAGGGCGCCGAGCAGGATGGCGCTGGGGATGAAGAGCCAAGCATGGGCCGCACCCTGATTCAGCAATTCGGCAAAGGGTGTCATAGCGCAGCCTTCAAAGATATTTCGCGATTTCCTTGAACTCACGGATCGGTGCCCGGGCGTCGCCCTTGCCGCTCGTCCGGTTGGTCCCGGCATGGTCCAGGCAATGATCTATATGGTCCTGGATGAGATTGCGTTTGGCCTGTGTGATGGCCCTTTCCACCGCATGCAGCTGCTGGGCGATGTCGAGGCAAGCGCGGCCGCTTTCGATCATCTCCACCACCCGCCTGAGATGCCCGTCCGCGCGCTTCAGGCGCTTGACGATGTCGGGATGGCTTCCATGGAGATGCGGCTTGGTCATCGGTCATGTCCTATCCTGGGGGAAGGGATATGGCATGTAAGAAGGGGATTGTCCAGGATGGGAAGATGTGGCGCGTTGGCAGGGGCGTATGAAGGAGAGAGCCATCACTTGGCGCCCCCCTCCCGCCCACCCTCTGAAGGTCGGAGGTGCTAAAACGTGGTCTTGGCGCCCACTCGGCCCGATGCCCTCCCACCTTTAGGAGAGAGGGTTGGGTGGGAGGCCGGCACGTTCGCTTTCAGCCAGTGGCGCAACGCGGCGACGGAATCCGGATGGCGGGGTTTTCGCGGCGTGATGGTGTAGTAATCGACGCCAACGTGGAGTTCGGCTCCAAGCACCTGGACGAGGCGACCGGCCTTGATGTCGGCATCGACCAGGAAACGGCTGGCGAGCGCCAGGCCCTGGCCGGCGATGGCCGCGTCGATGGCGAGAGCGGTCTGGTTGAAGTGGACATGCTTGGGTGCCGCCGGCATGGCGCCGCGCCGCGTCTTGTCGGCAAAGGCGCGCTCGAGAAAGGCGGGCCAGAAATCATGGAAATCATGGAGCAGCGGATAGCGGGCGAGGTTGCTGCCCGTCTCCGGCCGCCCTAGCTTTCCAACAAGTGCCGGACTCGCCACGGCGATGACGATCTGCGCGACCAGAAGCTCGGCATCAAGGCCGGCGCCGAAGGGCGGGCGCCCCAGGCGGACGGCGAGATCAACCGCGTCGTTCTGGAAATTGGCCAGCCGGTCGGTAGCGAGGATCCTGAGATCGATGGCGGGATGCGCCGCATTGAAATCGGTAAGGCGCGGGATGAGCCATTTGGCGGCAAAGCTCGGCGTGACGCTGATGGTGAGGTGGCGCGGCTCCGGCCGCAGCGACGCGGTCCCCTCCGCGACCAGCTCGAAGGCGCGGCGGATATAGCCGATATAGGCCAAGGCCGCCTCGGTCATGGTGAGCGAGCGCGCGCCCCGGTCGAAAAGAGCGAGGCCCAGTTCCGCTTCAAGCCCACGGATCTGCTGGGCGACGGCGCCTTGCGTCACACCCAGTTCCTCGGCCGCCAGCCGGAAATTGAGATGCCGGGCGACAACGTCGAAGACGCGCAGCGCGTTGAGGGATGGCAGGCGGCGGCGGACTGGCATGTGTATAGTTTTTCTACTGGATCATGGGTCGAAATCTGGTTCGCCGATCTCTGCAGCCGCATGATAGCATTGCTTCAGATAGCGATAAACCCAAGTGATGAATGGAGCGGCAAATGGCTGTAGAAAAAGTGGCGGTCGTGGTGGGTGGTGGCAGCGGCATGGGTGCCGCCGCGGCACGGCGTCTGGCAGCCGACGGATTCAAGGTCGCGGTCCTCTCCTCCTCTGGCAAGGGCGAGGCGCTGGGCAAGGAACTGGGCGGCATCGGCGTCACCGGCTCCAACCAATCCAATGATGATCTGAAGAAGCTTGTCGACCTCACCATGGCCAAATGGGGGCGTATCGATGTGCTGGTAAACAGTGCCGGCCACGGCCCGCGGGCGCCCATCCTGGAGATCAGCGATGAAGACTGGCACAAGGGCATCGATGTCTATTTCATGAATGTGGTGCGCGCGGTGCGGCTGGTGGCGCCCGTGATGCAGAAGCAAAAGGACGGCGCCATCATCAATATTTCGACAGCGTGGGTCGGCGAGCCTTCCGCCATGTTCCCGACCTCGGCCGTCGCGCGTGCGGGGCTTGCCGTCTATACCAAGATCTTCGCCGACACCTATGCCGGCGAGAATATTCGCATGAACAACGTGCTGCCGGGCTGGATCGACAGCCTGCCCACAACGCCTGAGCGGGCGGCGAGCGTGCCGATGAAGCGCTATGGCACGTCGGAGGAGGTCGCAGCGACCATTTCCTTCCTCGCCTCGCCCGGGGCCGCCTACATCACCGGGCAGAGCCTTCGTGTCGATGGCGGCATCACGCGCGGGGTTTGACGGTCATCACCCGTCACGCGACAGTCCCGTCACGCGGCAGTCCCTTCACGCGACAGTCTCTTCCCGCTGCGGGCGGGGCCGCGCCTGAAGATGTCCACTTGGCACCGCGCGGAGCAAGACAGCTTTCTTTCAGTTAGCTGACAGTCACTTGGGAAAAGTGACTTCTGTCAGGTCGCTGTCATGTTCGCGCTCGATATTGTCCGGCCGTCTGACTTGGCCGCGCGGCCTTCATCATTGCGCGCGCTGTGCACAAGGTATGTTCCGGCGATGCCGCGCTTCGTTTCCCGACAATATGGATTGCTGGTGTTCTCATTGGCCACGGCAGTCATGGCCTTCATCCTGCTGCTGTCGCCGCTGCGGTCGAGCGATTTCGTCATCGATCCATTGAACGCGCTGGTCGCCACGGTGATGGGACTGACGCTTTACCGGCGGCTGCAGGTCAGCACTTCCCATGTCGTGCTCCGCGCCGCCGCCTTCATCTGGCTTTCCGTGCTGGTGGTGACACTGGTGCTGGAATGGCTGCCGGTGCACCGGGCGGAACTGCGCGATGTCTTCAGCCTGAAGGAATCGGCCGAGGTCTTCCTGTGGCTGCTGGCGCCCATCGGCCTCTTCATCGTGTCGCGCTTCGAGCGCGTGCCGGCGTTGGTCAAGCTGCTACTGATCTGTGGTTTTCTTGTGCAGACCGTCGTGGTGGGGCTGGAATTCATCGAAGAGTCGCCGCATCTCGGCGTCTCCCCCGACGGGGCCGAGACGTTCTCGGATTTCGCCCAGTTCGTCTTCCTGCAATTCTACCTGATCGCCTTTGCGTTGCTGCTGCTTTACGCCGGCTGGTCGCCCATTTCGCGGCATGCGGAATCTGACGTGCATAGCGGCCCGCTTGGCAATCGCGCGCGGCATATCTTCGACGCTTATCGTCTGTTCACCAAGGGCCGCTTCCCCAAGCAGCGCGTGGCACATTGGCCGGGCGTCCTGCCGATCATCGATTTCGGGCGCATCGTGCTGTGGACCGGAACCTTGGGGATGGAGGTGCAGCGCAATTTCGGCGTGCCGATCTTCCGCCAGATCATCGATATCCTGCTGTTGATGATGCATTGCGGCCTGGATGCGCAGGCCTACTACATGCTGGAACTCTATCGCCGCGACCGGCAGCGCAAGGCCGGCCAGTATCTGACGCGCTACGAGACCAAGAACGGGTTGCTCACGGCACTCAACTACCTCATCCCGAAAAATGGCCACCGCAGCAACTTGTCGGACAAGGCGGCGTTCGACCGCGTATGCGTCGAGCATGGGCTGGAAGTGCCGCGCATTCTGGCCGTGGCACAGCATGGCGAGATCGCCTGGCGCAACTTGCGGCGATTGACGGAGGTGCCGGGCCTGTTCGTGAAGCCGGCGGTTTCAAAAGGGGCGCGCGGCACTGAAATCTACACCGTGGTGCGCAATACAACTGGCACCGGTAGCGCGCAATACATGTCACCCGACGGTACGCTGCTGAGCGAACTCGAACTGTCGACGCGGATCGCCGGCCAGTCGATGGAAGAAATGCTGCTGGTGCAGGAGCGGCTGGAAAACGCGCCATCGGTGGCACCTTTTGCCCAGGCCTCGCTGGTCGTCATCCGCGTCATCACCTGCCTTGACGCCCAGGGACGGCCGACCGTGACCCACGGCATGCTGCGGGTCCTCAGTAAATTGGAAGCCGGTTGGCCGAGTGCTGCGGAATATGGCGCGCCGGTTGATCTTGCGACCGGCGAGCTTGGCTGGCTCAGCAGCGACAAGCGCGAGGACGCCTTCGACTTCTTCGACCATCACCCGGTCACCGGCGCCCGGGTTGCCGGCGCCCTGCTGCCGGAATGGGCCGCCGTGAAGGCGCTGGCCCTGCGTGCGCACGATGTCTTCAACGACCGCTTTGTCATCGGCTGGGATATTGCGGTAACGCCTGAGGGGCCGGTGCTGATCGAGGGCAATGCCTATCCCGATTTTGCTTTCCTACAGCGGGTGCACCGGCAGCCGGCCGGCGAAAGCCCGATCGGGCCGCTGTTGCAAAGCGGGCTCGACCGGCTGGTGGCCGTTAGGGGTGGCTGAGCGGATTCGTTGCCACCGCTCTTGTCATCCCCGCTTTCGGGGGGCGACAATTAGAAATCAATCCTTCGAGCTGTCGAAGAATTCCTTCACCTTGGCGAAGAAGCCTTCGCTTTGCGGGGAATGGTTGCCGTGCTTCTGGCCTTCGGCTTCGAACTGGCTCAGCAGTTCCTTCTGCTTCTTGCTCAAGTTCACGGGCGTTTCGACACTGAGCTCGACATACATGTCGCCGCGCGATTGGCTGCGCAGCACCGACATGCCCTTGCCCTTCAAGCGGAACTGCTGGCCGGTCTGGGCGCCGTGCGGCACGGTCACTTTGGCGCGGCTGCCATCGACGGTCGGAATCTCGATATGGCCGCCAAGGGCTGCCGTGGTCATGGCGATCGGCACGCGGCAATGAATGTTGGCGCCGTCGCGCTCGAACAGGCGATGGGGTTTCAGGCTGAGGAAGATGTAGAGATCGCCCGAGGGTGCCCCCATCATCCCGGCCTCGCCTTCACCGGCCAGGCGAATGCGGGTCCCTTCCTCGACGCCAGCCGGCACATTGACCTGCAGCGTCTTCTCCTTGGCCGTGCGGCCTGAGCCGTGGCAGGTCTTGCAGGCCTTCTCGATCACCTTGCCGGCCCCACCGCAATGCTGGCAGCTGCGCTCGATGGTGAAGAAACCCTGCGTTGCACGCACCTTGCCGTGGCCGTGGCAGGCGGGACAGGTGATGGGCTGTGCGCCCTTTTCACCGCCGGTGCCGTGGCAGTCGTCGCATTGGATCGAGCTCGGCACGCGGATCGTGGTCTGCTTGCCGTGGAAGGCTTCCTCGAGCGTGATCTCCATATTGAAGCGTAAGTCAGAGCCGCGACCGCGGCCCTGGCCGCCGCCGCGACCACGACCCATGAAGTCGCCGAACATCTCGTCGAAGATGTCGGCAAAGCCGCCGGCATCGAAGCCGGCACCGCCGCGTGCGCCGCCGCCATGGCCGTTCTCGAAGGCGGCATGGCCGAAGCGGTCATAGGCAGCACGCTTCTGCTCGTCCTTTAAGACGTCATAGGCTTCGTTCAATTCCTTGAACTTGGCTTCCGCCTCGGCGTTCCCGGGATTACGGTCGGGATGGTATTCCATCGCCTTCTTACGAAAGGCCTTCTTGAGAGCATCGGCGTCGGCGCCCTTCTCGACTCCCAGCGTTTCGTAGTAATCGCGCTTCATGATGCAATCGTCTGCAGTAAGTTGGTTTCAGACAAAGGGAGAGGCCGGAACCTGTTATCAGGCCCGACCTCTCTTCTCCTCATTGGCCTCTGCGAGGCATGGGGCTTAAGCGCTCTTGCCTTTGCGCTCGTCGACTTCCTCGAAATCGGCGTCGACCACCTTCTCGTCAGTCGAAGCCTGCGCACCGGCATCATTGCCGGCCGCTTCGGCACCCGGGGCACCTTCGGCGCCAGCACTGGCCTTATAGAGCGCCTCGCCGACTTTCATCAGCGCCTCGGTCAGGGCCTGCGTCTTGGCTTCGATCGCTGCGATATCCTCGCCATCCTTCACGGATTTGAGGTCGGCGACGGCAGCGTCGACCTGCGCCTTGTCGGCCTCGGCCACCTTGTCGCCGGCATCCTTCACCTGCTTTTCGGCATTGTGGATGAGGGCGTCGGCCTGGTTCCTGGCTTCGACCAGCTTCTTGCGCTTCTCGTCCTCGGCCTTATGGGCCTCGGCATCCTTCACCATCTTCTCGATGTCGCCATCGGACAAACCACCCGAGGCCTGGATGCGGATCTGCTGCTCCTTGCCGGTGGCCTTGTCCTTGGCCGAGACGTTGACGATGCCGTTGGCGTCGATGTCGAAGGTCACTTCGACCTGCGGCACGCCGCGCGGGGCCGCCGGAATGCCGACGAGATCGAACTGGCCGAGGATCTTGTTGTCCGCGGCCATTTCACGCTCGCCCTGGAAGACGCGGATGGTGACCGCGGTCTGGCCGTCCTCGGCGGTCGAGAACACCTGGGACTTCTTGGTCGGGATCGTGGTGTTGCGATCGATGAGGCGCGTGAACACGCCGCCCAGCGTCTCGATGCCCAGCGACAGCGGGGTGACGTCGAGCAGCAGCACGTCCTTCACTTCGCCCTTCAGCACTGCGCCCTGGATGGCGGCGCCGATGGCGACGACTTCGTCCGGGTTGACCGAGCGGTTGGGCTCCTTGCCGAAGAACTCCTTCACCTTCTCGAGGATCTTGGGCATGCGGGTCATGCCGCCGACCACGATCACTTCCTGGATGTCCGAGGACTTCAGGCCGGCATCTTTGAGCGCCTTGCGGCACGGCTCCATGGTGCGCTCGATGAGGTCGTCAACGAGGGCTTCGAGCTTGGCGCGCGTCAGCTTGATGATGAGGTGCTTGGGGCCAGAGGCATCCGCCGTGATGAAGGGCAGGTTGACTTCGGTCTGCATCGCGGAGGACAGCTCGATCTTGGCCTTTTCCGCAGCTTCCTTCAGGCGCTGCAGAGCGAGCTTGTCTTTCTTCAGATCGATGCCGTTCTCTTTTTTGAACTCTTCGGCCAAGTAGTCGATGATGCGGGCGTCGAAATCTTCACCGCCGAGGAAGGTGTCGCCGTTGGTCGACTTCACCTCGAACACGCCGTCGCCGATCTCGAGGACCGAAACGTCGAAGGTACCGCCGCCAAGATCGTAGACCGCGATCACGCCGCCGTTCTTCTTGTCCATGCCGTAAGCCAAGGCAGCCGCCGTCGGCTCGTTGATGATGCGCAGGACTTCGAGCCCGGCGATCTTGCCGGCATCCTTGGTGGCCTGGCGCTGGCTGTCGTTGAAATAGGCGGGAACCGTGATAACGGCCTGGGTCACCTTTTCGCCGAGATAGGCTTCGGCCGTTTCCTTCATCTTGCCGAGGATGAAGGCCGAGATCTGGCTGGGGCTGTAATTCTTGCCCTGGGCGTTGACCCAGGCATCGCCATTGTCGCCACCGACGATCTTATAGGGGACAAGGTCCTTGTCCTTCTTCGTCAACGGATCGTCAAAGCGACGGCCGATGAGGCGCTTAATGGCAAAAAGGGTGTTTTCCGGGTTGGTCACGGCTTGGCGCTTGGAGGCCTGGCCGACCAGACGCTCGCCGGAATCGGTGAATGCGACCATCGAGGGGGTGGTGCGGGCACCTTCCACGTTCTCGATGACCTTGACGTCCTTGCCTTCCATGACGGCGACGCAGGAATTGGTCGTACCGAGATCGATACCGATAACTTTGGCCATGGTATTCATCCTTTCTTGCGGCAAATCCCGCTCTTCGGGCCTTCCAAACTGAAGCACCCTTTTCGGGGATCCCCGACTTTTGCGACGACTGACTGATCAGATATGCCCGGGGCGGGATCAGATTGACCCGGCCTTAGGCAGTGGTTTCGAGGGGATATATAGGCCGTTCCGCAGGTGACGCAAGATCGTCGTCATGGGAATCTTAACGATTATGGCAGCTTGTCGCGGATGCGTCGGGGAGCTGGCGCCAATTCCGACTATCTAGGTAGGATATTGCCGCCGATCCGGCCGGTGATGGGCGCTCTGACAAGAACCGGCAAATCGGGTAGCATGGCGCCATGGGGAACCTGGAAAAGACTGTCGAATCAACGCAGCTGCCGCCACCGGTCGATGCCGACAAGCTGCGCAAGCGGCGCAACAACATTGCGGTCATGGTGCTGCTCGGTGTCGATGTGCTGGTCGGCGCTGGAATTGCGGCCGCCGGTGTCGTGGCGCTGCAAAGCGACGCCATCGCGGTGGCAGGCGCCGCCCTTGCCACCATCGGCCTGCTCCTGATGCTGGTCTATCAGCTGGTCGGGCGCGAAAGATAACGGCACCCTGACTGCCCGACGCTCAGCCGAACTGCGGCAGGCCCAAAGCCGTGTTGATCTCGGCGCGGGGGCTCATGGCGCGGGCGGCGAGTGCCCCGCCTTGGGTGAGGCGCGCGCGCAAGGCGGCCGTGCGGCG containing:
- a CDS encoding nickel/cobalt efflux transporter, with product MTPFAELLNQGAAHAWLFIPSAILLGALHGLEPGHSKTMMAAFIVAIRGTMGQAVLLGLMATISHTAVVWVIALGGMYLWRGVDAETLEPYLQLASGIIILAVALWMFIRLRRDRHPVHQHAGHDHGRTHDHDHTHGHSHQHDHAHAHGAPHGLTLTIDDDADAHERAHAADIQRRFAGRHVTNAQIMLFGLTGGLIPCPAAITVLLLCLQLKEIPLGATLVLCFSIGLAVTLVTVGAAAAFSVHHAARRWPGFDILMRRAPYVSCLLIAAVGLYVGLHGWLGLSAA
- a CDS encoding SDR family oxidoreductase; its protein translation is MAVEKVAVVVGGGSGMGAAAARRLAADGFKVAVLSSSGKGEALGKELGGIGVTGSNQSNDDLKKLVDLTMAKWGRIDVLVNSAGHGPRAPILEISDEDWHKGIDVYFMNVVRAVRLVAPVMQKQKDGAIINISTAWVGEPSAMFPTSAVARAGLAVYTKIFADTYAGENIRMNNVLPGWIDSLPTTPERAASVPMKRYGTSEEVAATISFLASPGAAYITGQSLRVDGGITRGV
- the dnaK gene encoding molecular chaperone DnaK; translated protein: MLQFGRPEERDLPQERMNTMAKVIGIDLGTTNSCVAVMEGKDVKVIENVEGARTTPSMVAFTDSGERLVGQASKRQAVTNPENTLFAIKRLIGRRFDDPLTKKDKDLVPYKIVGGDNGDAWVNAQGKNYSPSQISAFILGKMKETAEAYLGEKVTQAVITVPAYFNDSQRQATKDAGKIAGLEVLRIINEPTAAALAYGMDKKNGGVIAVYDLGGGTFDVSVLEIGDGVFEVKSTNGDTFLGGEDFDARIIDYLAEEFKKENGIDLKKDKLALQRLKEAAEKAKIELSSAMQTEVNLPFITADASGPKHLIIKLTRAKLEALVDDLIERTMEPCRKALKDAGLKSSDIQEVIVVGGMTRMPKILEKVKEFFGKEPNRSVNPDEVVAIGAAIQGAVLKGEVKDVLLLDVTPLSLGIETLGGVFTRLIDRNTTIPTKKSQVFSTAEDGQTAVTIRVFQGEREMAADNKILGQFDLVGIPAAPRGVPQVEVTFDIDANGIVNVSAKDKATGKEQQIRIQASGGLSDGDIEKMVKDAEAHKAEDEKRKKLVEARNQADALIHNAEKQVKDAGDKVAEADKAQVDAAVADLKSVKDGEDIAAIEAKTQALTEALMKVGEALYKASAGAEGAPGAEAAGNDAGAQASTDEKVVDADFEEVDERKGKSA
- the dnaJ gene encoding molecular chaperone DnaJ encodes the protein MMKRDYYETLGVEKGADADALKKAFRKKAMEYHPDRNPGNAEAEAKFKELNEAYDVLKDEQKRAAYDRFGHAAFENGHGGGARGGAGFDAGGFADIFDEMFGDFMGRGRGGGQGRGRGSDLRFNMEITLEEAFHGKQTTIRVPSSIQCDDCHGTGGEKGAQPITCPACHGHGKVRATQGFFTIERSCQHCGGAGKVIEKACKTCHGSGRTAKEKTLQVNVPAGVEEGTRIRLAGEGEAGMMGAPSGDLYIFLSLKPHRLFERDGANIHCRVPIAMTTAALGGHIEIPTVDGSRAKVTVPHGAQTGQQFRLKGKGMSVLRSQSRGDMYVELSVETPVNLSKKQKELLSQFEAEGQKHGNHSPQSEGFFAKVKEFFDSSKD
- a CDS encoding LysR substrate-binding domain-containing protein — protein: MPVRRRLPSLNALRVFDVVARHLNFRLAAEELGVTQGAVAQQIRGLEAELGLALFDRGARSLTMTEAALAYIGYIRRAFELVAEGTASLRPEPRHLTISVTPSFAAKWLIPRLTDFNAAHPAIDLRILATDRLANFQNDAVDLAVRLGRPPFGAGLDAELLVAQIVIAVASPALVGKLGRPETGSNLARYPLLHDFHDFWPAFLERAFADKTRRGAMPAAPKHVHFNQTALAIDAAIAGQGLALASRFLVDADIKAGRLVQVLGAELHVGVDYYTITPRKPRHPDSVAALRHWLKANVPASHPTLSPKGGRASGRVGAKTTF
- a CDS encoding metal-sensing transcriptional repressor, translated to MTKPHLHGSHPDIVKRLKRADGHLRRVVEMIESGRACLDIAQQLHAVERAITQAKRNLIQDHIDHCLDHAGTNRTSGKGDARAPIREFKEIAKYL
- a CDS encoding sugar-transfer associated ATP-grasp domain-containing protein translates to MFSLATAVMAFILLLSPLRSSDFVIDPLNALVATVMGLTLYRRLQVSTSHVVLRAAAFIWLSVLVVTLVLEWLPVHRAELRDVFSLKESAEVFLWLLAPIGLFIVSRFERVPALVKLLLICGFLVQTVVVGLEFIEESPHLGVSPDGAETFSDFAQFVFLQFYLIAFALLLLYAGWSPISRHAESDVHSGPLGNRARHIFDAYRLFTKGRFPKQRVAHWPGVLPIIDFGRIVLWTGTLGMEVQRNFGVPIFRQIIDILLLMMHCGLDAQAYYMLELYRRDRQRKAGQYLTRYETKNGLLTALNYLIPKNGHRSNLSDKAAFDRVCVEHGLEVPRILAVAQHGEIAWRNLRRLTEVPGLFVKPAVSKGARGTEIYTVVRNTTGTGSAQYMSPDGTLLSELELSTRIAGQSMEEMLLVQERLENAPSVAPFAQASLVVIRVITCLDAQGRPTVTHGMLRVLSKLEAGWPSAAEYGAPVDLATGELGWLSSDKREDAFDFFDHHPVTGARVAGALLPEWAAVKALALRAHDVFNDRFVIGWDIAVTPEGPVLIEGNAYPDFAFLQRVHRQPAGESPIGPLLQSGLDRLVAVRGG